A section of the Amblyomma americanum isolate KBUSLIRL-KWMA chromosome 2, ASM5285725v1, whole genome shotgun sequence genome encodes:
- the LOC144119852 gene encoding uncharacterized protein LOC144119852: MTDRAAQDMGRPKALLSGVFPLLCIFFKEKTEFLFSVFETSTCVSELISDLPPTPMVVVLGTSIFDCDCTCIVTLDGAKCFEGLSFLAAMETLYAAYFCLNMKYNQEVQATLEFIQRQLVGMNPEEGSRQLNRRITSVHPELHSALQQPDKFKKKWQDYDPQAFKRRKPKSSHEDEEEAGPSGVCTCDADASPRPPTLMNAGKMYPKPEERLRLGGMAESFDLGWILDQVSVAPLLAPIPDSDTMLKDN; the protein is encoded by the exons ATGAcagacagggcagcacaggacatGGGCCGTCCAAAAGCTCTGCTCAGTGGGGTGTTCCCATTGCTGTGCATTTTCTTCAAGGAAAAGACAGAGTTCCTATTTAGTGTTTTTGAG ACGTCAACCTGTGTTTCTGAACTGATTAGTGACCTGCCTCCTACACCAATGGTGGTTGTACTTG gcacaAGCATCTTTGACTGTGATTGTACGTGCATTGTGACACTCGATGGAGCGAAGTGCTTTGAAGGACTGAGCTTTCTGGCCGCCATGGAGACCCTGTATGCTGCGTACTTTTGTCTCAACATGAAATACAATCAAGAAGTGCAAGCCACATTGGAATTCATTCAGAG GCAACTAGTGGGCATGAACCCAGAGGAAGGGAGCCGGCAGTTGAACCGGAGGATCACCTCAGTCCACCCAGAACTGCACAGCGCCCTTCAGCAGCCTGACAAATTCAAAAAAAAGTGGCAAGATT ATGATCCCCAAGCATTCAAGCGCCGTAAGCCAAAGAGCAGTCACGAGGACGAGGAGGAAGCCGGCCCCTCGGGAGTCTGCACCTGCGATGCCGACGCCAGTCCTCGCCCACCGACGCTGATGAATGCTGGCAAGATGTATCCAAAACCGGAGGAGCGGCTTCGTCTGGGCGGAATGGCCGAATCCTTCGACTTGGGCTGGATCTTAGACCAAGTCTCTGTTGCACCACTGCTCGCTCCAATTCCCGACTCTGACACCATGTTAAAGGACAACTGA